The Seriola aureovittata isolate HTS-2021-v1 ecotype China chromosome 3, ASM2101889v1, whole genome shotgun sequence genome includes a region encoding these proteins:
- the LOC130167004 gene encoding histone PARylation factor 1, with product MTGRAKRKPKSIQESGTGNRDSKKARTDESKAVPLSKVDSEQRDEMVQLYKLQMPEDLYHFWDFCKELCPDNPRGALTDALGLQLVGPFDILAGAHKKSKNPQPNFHLHWRYIYDPPEFQTILQGSENSQHHIGYYRDTPDSFPSFVGENEAKKGCTITQMGDNLFAAVLLCLLRKRKERGSKKAGGEASESLEAKLRERAETLGLCLEQKTKGMKQRDKKVVTKTFHGAGIVVPVDKNDVGYRELPETDAGLKKICKAIAEAQNDDERVKAFGPLQEMITFVQFANDECDYGMGYELGIDLFCYGSHYFHKVIKQLLPMAYSLLKRNLFGEIVEAHLSSRSHDNLDQLSAH from the exons atgacagGGCGCGCAAAAAGAAAACCCAAATCAATTCAG GAGTCAGGTACAGGCAATAGGGATTCGAAGAAAGCCCGTACTGATGAATCCAAAGCTGTGCCATTGTCAAAGGTGGATTCAGAGCAACGGGATGAGATGGTGCAACTGTACAAGCTTCAAATGCCAGAGGACCTGTACCACTTCTGGGATTTCTGCAAGGAGCTTTGTCCTGACAATCCCCGTG GTGCACTGACAGACGCACTGGGTTTGCAGCTGGTTGGTCCCTTTGACATTCTGGCTGGAGCtcacaaaaagtcaaagaatCCTCAGCCTAATTTCCATCTTCACTGGAGGTATATTTATGACCCACCAGAGTTTCAGACCATACTTCAGGGGAGTGAGAACAGCCAGCATCACATTGGCTATTACAG AGATACTCCAGACTCCTTCCCTTCGTTTGTCGGGGAAAATGAAGCCAAGAAGGGCTGCACTATAACACAGATGGGGGACAACTTGTTTGCTGCTGTCCT CCTGTGTCtgttgaggaagaggaaagagaggggcAGCAAGAAAGCAGGGGGAGAAGCTTCAGAAAGCTTGGAGGcaaaactgagagagagggcTGAGACTCTGGGTTTGTGTCTAGAGCAGAAGACCAAAGGCATGAAGCAGAGGGACAAGAAG GTGGTTACCAAGACGTTCCACGGTGCCGGCATTGTTGTGCCTGTAGACAAAAATGATGTAGGATACAGAGAACTGCCAGAAACGGATG CTGGTCTCAAAAAGATCTGCAAGGCAATTGCTGAAGCGCAGAATGATGACGAGCGTGTCAAAGCCTTTGGACCTCTCCAGGAGATGATCACGTTTGTTCAGTTTGCCAACGATGAGTGTGACTATGGCATGGGTTATGAGCTAGGAATAGACCTCTTCTGTTACGGATCTCAT TATTTTCACAAGGTAATCAAGCAACTTCTGCCTATGGCCTACAGCTTGCTGAAGAGAAATTTATTTGGGGAAATTGTGGAGGCCCACCTCTCAAGCCGTAGCCATGACAACCTGGACCAACTctctgcacattaa